TGGTAGAGGAATCCAGTGCGCCAGAGAAAAAAATATCCGATGCCTCTCACTAACGGACCAGAAGCGCCAGCAAACTGGCCAGCTGGCATTGCTGGACTGGTCCAGATCCACAACTGGCTGGCTTGGCTCGTCCTCCACCTCACGCCTGCGCAGGACAGAACATGGGAGGGAAGCAGGGGAGCTCCAGCGACGCACAACACTGGTGACTAGAGGCGCCCCCGCCGCTCCTGACCGGGGTAGATGGTCCTCGGGACCTCCCACAACTCATGCCCGAGTGCACGGACGGCGGGGAGGCACGACGGTGGCAACCACTTCTCTTCCGGCGGACGGGTATGGCCGGCTCAGTTGAATTTGTGGCCACTGCTTGCGAAGCTTGAATCTGAGCGTGTCAATCTCTTCCTCTCCTCGCACTCGCACTACAGGCACAGAGAAAGGGGCAAGGCTCACGGTTCCCATCACCGGAGGCGAGATTGTGAGGGGCCCTCAAGCGATTTAACAACGCAGGGAGGGAGAGAGTTGAATGCCATGATCACGGGGCTCAGGGGCTGCTTTTATAAATGGGACAGACGAGCTCCAGCTCAGGTTACCGCCGGTCCCAGTCACCATGCCCCCGCTGCTTGCTGTGGCGATCACCGTCGACGGCCTGGATGTCTAGGGGCTAGGGGAGGAGATATTTAGGACCATGGTCCTAAACTGTTCCCGCCATCGCCCTAAACTGTTCCCGCCATGCAATAGTTTACTCACCATGCACATATCTCCATACCCGGTGTCCTGAGATGAATGGTTCTGGGCGTGGGTTCGGGTGGACCATGGTCCCAAGCAACATTTTCGTAGGGGCTAGACCAAGGTGGCGCATGTTGATACGACCGCAAGCTATGGCCTAGGGGAGGGCATGTTGATGCGACGAGCAGCTGGCGCTGGACATGTTTATTCCCGAGGACGCCCGGCTTATTCTGGAGATCCCGTGTTACAAGATGTTGTTGATGTACTTCATTGCTTGCCACGTTGACAAGCATACAAATTGAAGGTCCGGAGAAATGTCATGGCCAATGGCATGAGCTCAAGTAAGTTTGATAATTACCGATGGAAGCGTATATGGAGAATACCgcgcacgggggggggggggggggggggggggggtggtctTGCTTCCATTCTATGCACATGAAATTTGTTCCAATTAAATGCTAAACTAAAGCTGGCACCTGAATCGTCAAATGCAAGTGTACAACTATTCACTTCTCACTGAGCAAATCTGAGTCTCCATTGATACTGATAGGATAGGAAGACTGAACATAATCATAGGCTCTTATTTTCTATAATCACTGGTAGGATAGGAAGATTGAATGAAGTGCATTTTCTTATTTCTGTTCTAGCTATCTAGAACACCATCTCTTGCGTTTTGAAGACACCTGGTAAATCAAACTtaatgtatgtactgaaatcgcTTTGATCAAGAAGGGAAGCAGCACTTATTATTATTTCCAACCACGTAAATCAACTGTATTACCATTTAAGTGTTTATTGCAGGAAGAAGAGAGCACGAAGGACAATAAAACAGAAACGGTGAGATGCACACAGACACACAATGTAAGCAAAGATCATTAAGCAGGCAAGCTTGCTTAACATGCTTCCTGGAAAGCAAATGACAAATGAACCAAGAGGCAAGTATTAACTAATCGAAGCAAGCCAATgtatcttcatcatcccagttGGCGAATTGTGTCCAGAAATTATATAATAGAGGAGAATTGGCAAACTAAATGATTAACTCCTCTTACAGGTCTACTTCCCAGATGATCAGTGCACGCTATGTAGATGGTTGATCTCCAGGTGAAGCCGAAGAACCTTCAGCAAATGGCCCATTCGTGCATCTCAGCAACCGGGACACACTTCTAGATACCTGTGGAGCAATCAATGTCATTAATCAAACTAGTCTGTACTGTCCATTCATGGAAAAGCGAACTTATACATTCTGACATTTTTTTTTATGATTCAAACATCAACTATCAGCTTAACCATTGTGGCAATCGTACCTACCAAAAACTCCAAAGTTGAATCATCTCAGCATTATTGTAAAAACATAGCAATATAAGCAGAGAATAACAACAGAAAGTGTAGAAGACAGTCAATTTGTAGTGCCACGGCTTCAACTTCTATTGTTATCACATTCACATCTTCAAGTTCTTTACATCATCTGATCTCAGTAAAACAAGTGATCGTGGCTGTTCAGATATAAACAAATATATAGCCTGAAGATATAAACAAATATATAGCCTTTAAGCTTCTAACTATGCATACATAGGATAAATCTATTTGATATTTAAGTTACTTCAAGTTAGTTTTTAATGAAGTTGTCTCCTACTGTTATGTATCTCATCTTCTAAAAGAGAACTTCACCGCTACACTAAACTCATCAGAAACTTTCCTAGCTCTGACTTGAACCACAATGTCCAATGGTAATGTTAATAAAAATATGCGAATATTAAGAACAACTTGGCATCATATATGTTTACAATACAGCAGAACGATGCCATCACATCGTCTGGGTATAGAAACAGAACTGTTCATGTATCTCACCTTGAGAAAAACTGTACTGCATCAATGCACTAGCACTACCATTAAAATTTTCAACTTGGCCACAGAAACAGAACTGGTGGCATCAGCTAAACTGGACATCACAAGCTAATATTTTTGCAGATCATAAGAATTACATAAACACCACCACACAACCATTGGGACAGAACACAACGGAACAAAACTGGTATGTATTGAAGAGATCATATCAAGCAGCAAAAGAATAATTGATACGACACTACTTAAATTGTTAGTTTAACATGAAAGGAAGTGAAAGGCATTCCATCAACCAATTATCAAAAGGTAACTTGGTTTTGTTATACCGGGAGTGCAAAGGCATGGATATTACCTGCACCATAGACACTTTCAAATGGATAGCAGCAACACCGCACTTTGGTGTCGAAAAGTTTTTTGAACTGCAATTGCTCAAGCTTGAGCGTGAAGAGGCTGGTAGTGGTCTTCAGGAGCACCAAATGAGATTCCTCAGCAAACCCTTGTATAATTACAACATCCCTTGGATCCAGAGAAAGTAGCTTGTCCAGTTCAATAGTTGTTCCAATCCCCCATGACGCAACACCATGCAAGTCAGTGTTCCTCTTCCATAACTGGGCAGTGAGGCCTGACACATAGAGTATACCCAGCTTACCATCATTTGCCTGCATGAGTTTGGGCCACATGACACCAGAAAAATACTCTGGCATCCGTATCACGGCCAGGCTCTCCCTCTCCAAATCAAACTCGAGGATATGCGACGAAGTTCCAGAAAGTATCCAATAAAGAGCATGCCCAACCAGCACAGCGGGCTCCATAGTAACATAGGTGACAAATAAGTCGCTGGATTCGGATGTAACCGGTGCTGTGATGAGATTGCCCCACAACCTGGTCTCTGATGAGTAAACGCGGGCGACCGCTTGTCCGTCTTGTATCGCTACCAAGACAACCTGGAAGTGGACGTCCGCGGCAGATGAGCGGAACACCGCCCCGTTGATCACGTACTTGGTCACATCCAACCCCGGCGGATCCGCTATGTAGTGCTTGTGGCCTGTGACGGGATCCCACACCATGAACTGCTGCCGTGTCTTGTCGAAGACTAATACGAGGCCATGGCGGCACCCGAGGAACCAGAGGTCGCCGCGGTCGGACGGCAAGGAGAGGCGCCCGGGCGGAACGCGATCGGGGGCCTCAAGAGCAGGCTCGAAGGATATGCCTTCGGCACCTTTGTGGAAGCAGCCGAGGAGTGGAGGGTTGCGGCGGTGGTGGAGGTGGAAGCGGCGGGAGAAGGCTGGATCGGAGGCGAGGCTGCGCCAGCGCTTGCAGACGAAGGAGGCGCGGGGGAGGGAGGACGGGAGCGGGGGGAGGCGGAGGAGGATCTCGGCGAGCAGGTTGTCGTCGTCCAGcggccccgccgccaccgccgccggcaACATCTCGGGCTCCTCACAACTCATGG
The sequence above is a segment of the Aegilops tauschii subsp. strangulata cultivar AL8/78 chromosome 6, Aet v6.0, whole genome shotgun sequence genome. Coding sequences within it:
- the LOC109752235 gene encoding uncharacterized protein, encoding MSCEEPEMLPAAVAAGPLDDDNLLAEILLRLPPLPSSLPRASFVCKRWRSLASDPAFSRRFHLHHRRNPPLLGCFHKGAEGISFEPALEAPDRVPPGRLSLPSDRGDLWFLGCRHGLVLVFDKTRQQFMVWDPVTGHKHYIADPPGLDVTKYVINGAVFRSSAADVHFQVVLVAIQDGQAVARVYSSETRLWGNLITAPVTSESSDLFVTYVTMEPAVLVGHALYWILSGTSSHILEFDLERESLAVIRMPEYFSGVMWPKLMQANDGKLGILYVSGLTAQLWKRNTDLHGVASWGIGTTIELDKLLSLDPRDVVIIQGFAEESHLVLLKTTTSLFTLKLEQLQFKKLFDTKVRCCCYPFESVYGAGI